The following proteins are encoded in a genomic region of Phaeodactylum tricornutum CCAP 1055/1 chromosome 1, whole genome shotgun sequence:
- a CDS encoding predicted protein — translation MFPTMNGQVDEMDNTSHEEPTTSSNSSCPLSVVSIPGLGVPQSLSNALRRIEVPQLDAIPILLGEADALITPIRGRERYTDDDSSLTVPHTVHTATKFPHLSRRWPSRLMRLISEKSNDDEWSAVMERLQSHPEEIAIKGPANGMNAFHAACVRYPPLHVISAMIAVSNPETIGAANANGETPLHLAADGASEDVQMLLIDCAPKAALAQDKYGDCPLHFAARSGATRHLMQALVQAAPESISIANPRGVTPFSLLPRTFLEAEDLDEIFDDESDNFRDDWDLHVLFLSCSYVENGYTVPEFSLLEEDYRTDRFQDWIVHAAAVTAACPRQVLTFLCRMFPDQALRRNEKGFTPLLLATQTPAMDEPDEWNENEDGYRAEIDAVEGRLQIESHGVTFEEVSPQMGDSAFIYRSTSALRPGLKSKQKDSVIDILLRWSPRSIICEDVQGRLPLAHALVSGHSWHTVRSIIAACPRALEVRDRATGLYMCQLSSIHSPDLDTVYTIVRSHPHFLRLSGNFQAGRSCKSSVGN, via the coding sequence ATGTTTCCCACCATGAATGGGCAAGTCGACGAAATGGACAACACAAGCCATGAAGAGCCTACCACAAGCTCAAACTCGTCATGTCCTTTATCTGTTGTATCAATTCCGGGACTTGGTGTGCCTCAGAGTCTCTCAAACGCCTTACGGAGAATTGAAGTACCTCAACTGGATGCGATACCAATATTGCTCGGTGAAGCCGATGCACTGATCACACCAATTCGAGGACGAGAAAGGTataccgacgacgactcttcGCTCACTGTCCCCCACACTGTGCACACCGCTACCAAGTTTCCCCATCTAAGTCGTCGGTGGCCTTCCAGGTTGATGCGCCTTATCAGTGAGAAAAGCAACGATGATGAGTGGTCTGCGGTGATGGAACGACTACAATCTCACCCGGAAGAAATTGCCATAAAAGGACCAGCTAATGGTATGAATGCTTTTCATGCTGCTTGCGTTCGGTACCCACCTCTTCATGTGATCTCAGCAATGATTGCAGTCAGTAATCCAGAAACCATCGGAGCCGCTAACGCCAACGGAGAAACACCCCTTCATTTAGCGGCAGACGGTGCCAGTGAGGATGTACAGATGCTCCTGATCGATTGCGCTCCCAAAGCGGCGTTGGCCCAGGATAAATATGGCGATTGTCCATTGCATTTTGCAGCAAGATCTGGAGCGACTCGTCACCTCATGCAGGCCCTTGTGCAAGCGGCACCAGAGTCAATATCTATCGCAAATCCACGAGGCGTCACGCCATTTTCGCTCCTGCCTCGAACTTTTTTGGAAGCAGAAGATCTAGACGAGATCTTCGATGACGAAAGTGATAATTTTCGAGACGACTGGGATCTACACGTGCTATTTTTGAGCTGTAGCTACGTTGAAAATGGATACACTGTGCCCGAGTTTTCACTACTGGAGGAGGATTATCGAACAGACCGGTTCCAAGATTGGATAGTTCACGCCGCGGCTGTAACAGCAGCGTGTCCACGACAAGTTTTGACTTTTTTATGCCGCATGTTCCCGGATCAAGCCCTCCGCCGCAACGAGAAAGGGTTTACACCGCTCCTTTTGGCGACACAAACGCCTGCAATGGACGAGCCGGACGAGTGGAATGAGAACGAAGACGGTTATCGAGCTGAGATCGACGCTGTCGAAGGCCGACTTCAGATCGAATCACATGGTGTTACCTTTGAGGAAGTTTCTCCACAAATGGGCGACTCGGCATTTATTTACCGGTCAACGTCTGCATTGCGACCTGGGTTGAagtccaaacaaaaggaCTCGGTCATAGATATATTGCTTAGGTGGAGTCCACGGTCTATAATCTGTGAAGACGTACAGGGACGTCTACCTTTGGCGCATGCTCTTGTTTCTGGTCATTCGTGGCACACTGTCCGTAGTATCATTGCTGCTTGTCCACGGGCTCTTGAAGTTCGCGACCGAGCTACAGGCCTCTATATGTGTCAGTTGAGCAGTATCCACTCTCCAGATCTTGATACAGTGTACACAATCGTTCGAAGCCATCCACACTTCCTACGATTGTCTGGAAATTTCCAAGCTGGAAGATCCTGCAAAAGCTCGGTAGGAAATTGA
- a CDS encoding predicted protein translates to MEDSPVSQHHGCHPRRDPGGINPDGCGHKSGEDPLGVGPSVLSPCPSSQGGELMGSPPTPTHRNTTPTALTAMLMGVPPPPPSDPPPLRTKRGSTPSRLRQDEVLSALNKRSSSCTSGEIILSSFPGQASIVTTATVEDTAMTAYTDKPRSESTIATSPSKLGLIQQRLQAARAIYQSDPLILNPPEGNDHIGRYSASLIPATESSGQISYSTTSATPVGTQIRPLSPTRSLSIPTANSSIEAAPVTVRAFSLSSTSQEDQSTNTKSPKIYRPSTPDARHRSKILERCHQKDYEAKHNGRLLAGQQKRKGFFRKFFGKKGRSGTSVEEENGTFASEAIVSHSTIDGLEYQQTVAFPEPSIRKSMQEAIKPPNGSKDTVQTPHEDQTVFIDNDRPELFFGHDDVSLLTSPTWNSKNRKSEDPVQEVGHEKLSDPMGYYWKKPMENQSTQELNNGSLAIDPFSAPFFHEPAGRSPVTNQTEFLQGKVHVKVNDADGPGDDPQTQQNGSYMATSPIPSLQDPSSFSLNTTDFSEYQFHDPLGESPLQHKHHLSPAPRVDSVSSSDPTVHRNPLSMDHESDEEKKDEENHSSYTDNAANVFPPPPPPLPETATQSKSQGKQRPSAHPKLILKENGNSFKPREYWSKKQTLTMKSSPLATSTSHASVSGSTLHDSDTGKVVDTPDHFSSAKSAPASRTTANELSPSWTVSSVARINAKTVAYIHTLNGDPSPRRTWRKSDAQALDVARMKKQRNTNETANLSLIAKPPGMCVELHKSPNFAETCAISYIANRKTDEPSYAEDIIGSKSVSLGFAIMRERREASIACGASQRVVLVKKNAVPVVDSYFSSFDDPEPRDPIQRAGRRLLAKAAIPIQAHARSFLAQRKAVDRMWALIEIQSYARRWKAEASLLGNRTSATRIASRFRGYKSRVELNKLNDGAIQIQRIVRGYFAAARTYDAVFCIILVQARARGNNVRQKTIQSSKSAIKIQSLVRGFTVRCNFALWRDQRLFTLSQRLQATIKIQAIWRGFQGYTDYIFALVDVLVVQRTVRRWLAQRKACEIRKHRAAVILQSDWRRFSSQMALLYSFVRIIIVQSLARRFLARNALQNKQIEIEAEIAAAIKIQAFWRGFWSFSHFVIIQYESIRLQAIARGSMMRKRLKLQLGCCIMIQAAIRRRLAIKRANNLKMTSLFHAAALISMTETVACQHMQFWWRVVLDCRKEKKAALIIERFFFMVKEEVEKEIRRVKAKKTLRKENRRHRTKDDDENLLERVWLSTVDEDRVGVFAYARNDPIRSDGLAKSPSNKSINRSNRSRLNTVRHRASSPTMNLIMRHDQESKRRYSDPVNRSLADNTSEISGATAVSFGFKRAQMRKTGFPNDKDHHREDLSMVQPQAGTGTRQGKQKENSVEKYLQMYGIKTAPNRSSRVSSFFSDELESAIPNSCKESGFNAKKCRKSTSSIPAGAAGTLYQDRNRPTAPLDRDSCQTNRAYPTAAASPRHGRIQFLHPHPVYAKGKTVDDISMEFVGEEFGLI, encoded by the coding sequence TGGAAGACTCTCCGGTATCCCAGCATCATGGCTGTCATCCACGTAGAGATCCTGGAGGTATCAACCCAGACGGATGTGGGCACAAGTCGGGGGAGGACCCGTTGGGTGTCGGTCCTTCGGTCCTTAGTCCATGTCCTTCGAGTCAAGGAGGAGAACTCATGGGGTCGCCTCCGACACCCACACATCGCAATACTACACCTACTGCCCTAACGGCCATGCTGATGGGGGTTCCGCCTCCACCACCAAGCGATCCCCCTCCGCTAAGAACGAAACGAGGAAGCACTCCATCTCGGCTCCGCCAAGATGAGGTGCTCTCTGCTTTGAACAAGAGAAGCTCATCGTGCACTTCTGGAGAGATTATTCTAAGCTCCTTTCCAGGGCAGGCTTCCATAGTGACGACTGCCACTGTGGAAGATACCGCTATGACAGCGTATACTGACAAGCCTCGGTCAGAATCGACTATTGCTACGTCCCCTAGCAAGCTAGGCCTTATTCAGCAGCGTTTGCAGGCTGCCAGAGCTATCTATCAGTCGGATCCTCTCATTCTGAACCCTCCAGAGGGAAATGATCACATTGGAAGGTATTCTGCCTCACTGATTCCAGCTACCGAGAGCTCAGGACAGATATCGTATTCCACAACATCTGCTACTCCGGTCGGAACACAAATACGTCCTTTATCGCCAACGAGATCTCTAAGTATACCGACTGCCAACAGCAGTATCGAAGCTGCCCCCGTGACGGTACGAGCCTTTTCTCTTTCCAGCACGTCCCAGGAGGACCAAAGTACTAATACCAAGAGCCCAAAGATTTATCGTCCAAGTACTCCCGACGCACGTCACAGATCTAAAATCCTTGAAAGATGCCACCAGAAAGATTATGAAGCAAAGCACAATGGCAGGCTACTGGCTGGGCAGCAAAAGAGGAAAGGATTCTTTCGCAAattctttggaaaaaaggGTAGAAGTGGCACTTCCGTAGAAGAAGAGAATGGAACCTTCGCCTCAGAAGCAATCGTATCTCATTCCACCATTGATGGTCTAGAATACCAGCAAACCGTTGCGTTTCCCGAACCAAGCATCCGAAAATCCATGCAGGAAGCTATCAAGCCACCGAATGGCAGCAAAGACACTGTACAAACTCCTCATGAAGATCAGACAGTTTTCATCGACAACGACCGTCCCGAGCTATTCTTTGGACATGATGACGTGAGCCTTCTTACATCTCCAACTTGGAATTCCAAGAATCGCAAGAGCGAAGATCCTGTGCAGGAGGTGGGGCATGAAAAATTGTCAGATCCCATGGGTTACTATTGGAAAAAGCCAATGGAGAATCAGTCCACGCAAGAGCTAAACAACGGCAGTCTAGCAATTGATCCATTTTCGGCGCCGTTCTTTCACGAGCCCGCTGGAAGGTCGCCGGTGACCAATCAAACAGAGTTTTTGCAGGGCAAGGTACATGTTAAAGTCAATGATGCGGATGGCCCTGGTGATGATCCCCAAACACAGCAAAATGGGTCATATATGGCCACTTCTCCAATTCCCAGCCTACAGGATCCATCCTCTTTTAGCTTGAACACAACAGACTTCTCTGAGTACCAATTTCATGATCCCCTTGGAGAATCACCGCTGCAACACAAGCACCATCTTAGTCCAGCTCCTCGCGTCGATTCAGTATCCTCCTCTGACCCAACTGTACACCGGAACCCGCTATCAATGGACCATGAAAGTGACGAGGAAaaaaaagatgaagaaaatCATTCCTCCTATACTGACAATGCAGCTAACGTCTtcccgccgccgccaccccCTCTTCCAGAAACAGCTACACAATCAAAGTCTCAAGGGAAGCAGAGACCTTCAGCTCACCCAAAACTGATCTTGAAGGAGAATGGCAATAGTTTTAAACCACGTGAGTACTGGAGCAAGAAACAAACGCTGACCATGAAATCATCTCCTTTGGCAACGAGCACTTCCCACGCGAGCGTATCAGGATCCACCCTTCACGATTCCGACACAGGGAAAGTTGTCGACACCCCAGACCATTTCTCTAGTGCAAAGTCTGCGCCAGCTAGCCGTACCACAGCAAATGAGTTGTCACCGTCTTGGACAGTTTCTTCTGTTGCACGAATTAATGCAAAGACTGTCGCGTACATTCATACGTTAAATGGTGACCCCTCTCCTCGCAGGACATGGAGAAAATCAGATGCGCAAGCTCTTGATGTCGCAAGAATGAAAAAACAACGAAATACCAATGAAACAGCTAATCTTTCACTCATCGCAAAGCCACCTGGTATGTGCGTTGAGCTGCACAAGTCGCCAAATTTTGCAGAGACATGTGCCATTTCTTATATAGCGAATCGAAAAACTGATGAGCCCTCCTATGCAGAGGATATCATTGGCAGCAAATCTGTGTCCCTCGGATTTGCAATTATGAGAGAGAGGCGCGAAGCTTCCATAGCTTGTGGAGCTTCTCAACGAGTTGTGTTGGTAAAGAAGAATGCGGTTCCAGTCGTCGATTCATACTTTTCTTCGTTTGATGATCCTGAGCCAAGAGACCCGATTCAGCGCGCGGGTCGTCGCCTACTGGCAAAAGCTGCGATCCCAATTCAAGCCCACGCAAGAAGCTTTCTGGCACAACGCAAAGCAGTAGATAGAATGTGGGCACTTATTGAAATCCAATCCTACGCTCGAAGGTGGAAAGCAGAGGCTTCTCTCTTAGGAAACCGAACGTCAGCCACCAGGATAGCGAGTCGTTTCCGAGGATATAAATCTCGCGTCGAGCTTAATAAATTGAATGATGGTGCTATTCAAATACAAAGGATTGTACGAGGATATTTTGCTGCGGCTCGAACATATGATGCAGTCTTTTGCATCATTTTGGTCCAGGCAAGGGCCCGTGGAAACAACGTTCGACAGAAAACAATCCAGTCTTCCAAGTCTGCGATAAAAATACAATCACTTGTCCGTGGATTTACCGTACGCTGTAACTTTGCTCTCTGGAGGGATCAACGTTTGTTTACTTTGTCCCAGCGGCTCCAGGCTACCATCAAAATCCAGGCCATCTGGAGGGGCTTTCAAGGCTACACAGACTACATCTTTGCATTGGTGGACGTGCTTGTGGTTCAACGAACTGTGCGCCGATGGCTCGCGCAGCGAAAAGCCTGCGAGATTCGAAAACATCGAGCAGCTGTTATTCTTCAGTCCGACTGGCGCCGGTTTAGCTCTCAGATGGCCTTGCTTTACAGCTTCGTACGTATTATAATAGTGCAATCTCTGGCTCGAAGATTCTTGGCTAGGAACGCGCTCCAGAATAAACAAATTGAAATCGAAGCAGAAATCGCCGCCGCCATAAAGATCCAGGCTTTTTGGAGAGGATTTTGGAGTTTTTCACACTTTGTCATAATACAGTATGAATCTATCAGACTGCAGGCCATCGCTCGTGGAAGCATGATGCGAAAACGTCTGAAGTTGCAGCTTGGTTGTTGCATCATGATTCAGGCTGCAATACGGAGGCGTCTTGCAATCAAACGGGCAAACAATCTTAAAATGACTTCGCTTTTTCATGCAGCTGCCTTGATTTCAATGACGGAGACAGTGGCTTGCCAGCACATGCAGTTTTGGTGGCGTGTAGTACTTGATTGTcgcaaggaaaagaaggcagCTTTAATAATTGAAAGGTTCTTCTTTATGGTCAAAGAAGAAGTTGAGAAGGAAATTCGGCGCGTAAAGGCCAAGAAAACTTTAAGGAAAGAGAATCGCCGGCACCGAACGaaagacgatgatgaaaaTCTTCTCGAGCGAGTCTGGTTGAGTACCGTTGACGAAGATCGCGTAGGTGTTTTTGCCTATGCAAGAAACGACCCTATTCGTTCGGACGGTCTCGCAAAATCTCCTTCAAATAAATCGATCAATAGAAGCAACCGAAGCCGTCTGAATACCGTGCGACACAGGGCGTCATCACCTACGATGAATCTCATCATGCGTCATGACCAAGAATCGAAAAGGCGATACTCAGATCCTGTCAATCGATCGTTAGCTGATAACACAAGCGAAATTTCTGGTGCAACTGCAGTATCTTTCGGCTTTAAAAGAGCGCAAATGAGAAAAACTGGATTCCCAAATGACAAAGACCATCATAGGGAAGACTTGTCAATGGTACAGCCACAAGCGGGGACAGGAACGAGACAAGGaaagcagaaagaaaattcGGTAGAAAAGTATTTGCAGATGTACGGTATCAAGACCGCACCGAATCGATCATCGCGTGTGAGCTCCTTTTTCTCGGATGAACTTGAGTCAGCTATACCTAATTCGTGCAAGGAAAGTGGCTTCAATGCGAAAAAGTGCCGAAAATCTACTTCGTCTATTCCTGCAGGAGCGGCCGGTACCCTTTATCAAGACAGAAACCGACCCACTGCTCCGTTGGACCGAGACTCGTGCCAAACAAATAGGGCCTACCCTACGGCAGCTGCAAGCCCACGCCACGGAAGAATTCAATTTTTGCACCCTCATCCAGTATACGCAAAGGGGAAGACTGTTGATGATATTTCAATGGAATTTGTTGGAGAGGAGTTTGGTTTGATTTAA